The Rattus rattus isolate New Zealand chromosome 8, Rrattus_CSIRO_v1, whole genome shotgun sequence genome contains the following window.
caaataataattaaGTCTGAGTCTGCTTACTTTTAATGTGTAGTACTTAGAGAGTTAAGTTTTATGAATAACAAGACAAGACATGGCTTAAGAGAAGCAGTCAATAAGGTGCGGTGCATAAAACCTATTAAGTTTAGTCTTTCGCCATAAGCTTTCAAAGCCCATGGGGCACCAACCCTGTATAAAGAATTATagacaactaagaaatgctgaaagTGGGAGGCATAATTTTACCTAGGGAAGAACATAATGATTTCTCAAAGTTCATTTCTAAAAATTTgcatacaaataacataaaacatacTGAGAGGGTGCAATAAGGactacatgcatatacacatatacatgcatgcatgtgaaaaTAGTGAAAAAGATTAGTGATTTTGAAGCAGAGCAAAGAAAAGTATATAGGATGGctttgagagagaaaatgaaaaggtatTCATGTCATTATGTTATAATTTCAAAAGTTaacaaaagtaatttttgaaAAGGTCTATGGAGTAGACAAATAAATGGGAGAAATCAGATTTTCAGAGGTGAAATCTATCAAAAGAAATTCTGAATATAATAGCCAAATCAaccatttcccttccctttctttatagataatattttattaataatgacTACTGTGAACCATTCTTCAGTGATTGACTTTATCCTTGAAGGGCTAACAAAACGCCCAGAGCTTCAAATTCCATTGTTCCTCTTATTTCTGGCAATTCATGTGATTACAGTGGTGGGAAACTTGGGGATGATCCTCTTAATCACCATTAGTTCTCAACTTCACTCTCCAATGTATTATTTTCTCAGTCATTTATCCTTCATTGACCTCTGCTATTCTTCTGTCATTACCCCTAAGATGTTGGTGAATTTTGTTTGTGAGAAGAACACGATCTCCTTTGTGGAGTGTATGACTCAGCTCTACTTCTTCCTCATGTTTGCTATTGCAGAAGGTTACCTGCTGACAGctatggcctatgaccgctatgttgcCATCTGTAGCCCACTGCTTTACAACGTTGTTATGTCCCACAGAGTCTGTTCCATAATGATGGCTGTGGTTTACTCTCTGGGCTTCTTTGGGGCTACTGTCCATACAACCCGTATGTCAATGTTGTCCTTCTGTGGGTCTCATATTGTCAGCCACTATTTTTGTGATATTCTACCCTTATTGACTCTGTCTTGCTCTAGCACCCATATCAATGAGGTACTGCTGTTTATTATTGGAGGAATTAATACTCTAGCACCTACACTGGCTGTCATCGTCTCTTATGCTTTCATTCTAACAAGCATTCTTCGCATCCGCTCCAATGAAGGACGCTCCAAAGCCTTTGGCACCTGCAGCTCCCACATTATGGCTGTGGGAATCTTCTTTGGGTCTATAACTTTCATGTATTTCAAGCCACCTTCCAGCAATAATATGGAACAGGAGAAAGTGTCCTCTGTGTTCTACACCACAGTGATCCCAATGCTAAATCCCCTCATATATAgtctgaggaacaaggatgtaAAGAATGCACTGAAAAAGGTGGTTGGGGGAAGGCAGTAATCCTATCAAGTTgagaggaagaatgaatgaaatatgaGGACATAGGTCCTTTGTGAATGTCTTTTGCATGCTTTTTCTCCCAGAAAAAATAGTTGTCACTTTTttagaaatgattattttatgtatgagaatATCTGACACATTTTTGTAAATTGTCAAACTATTTAGTTATGTGATAGATACTGTAAtctctgtaaatattttaagagtaaTAGAAATTCATAAAAGAAGAGGGTgtataaatactaaaatattatgattataataaaacattatcaTTGGTTGGACACTAAAGATCGCAAAGCTATGTTTGAAGAATGGACTTCCAGAATGTTGACCACATGAACTATTTCATACACGTACTTGTCTCATTATGGCCACAAGATAGAAACTGGGGTgaggcatgcacacagacagcaaGGCATGCCAGTAGCTTCAAGAATCttagaataggggttggggatttggctcagtggtagagtgcttgcctaggaagcataaggccctgggttaggtccccaaaaaaaaattaaaaaaaaaaaaaaaaaaaaaaaaaaaaaaaaaaaaaaagaatcttagaaTAATGTGTAGAAGTAGAGAAGTGCAGTCCAAGTATCATTTTGCATcaggtaaaattaattttaattatctgTCTGAAGTTGTAACTTAACAAGCTCCTCTTAATTTAAGCCCACACATTTATGGAAAGTATTATAACATCTCTAAAATAAATCAAAGCAATATTTAAGGCAATGCTTTGTCAATTTGTCATTAGTTTATTATGAGTAGTTTCTTTTGCATTCTACATCTTTATGCACACTGTGTCTACACAAGAAGAGCTGCAGTTATTGAAGATATATCATTGCTTATACAAGACAGCAGCATGGAAATGGTAAACGTGGGCAAAACCATAATGTCCTCAAAGTATAAACATCTTCTTAACCTATATCTCTTACATTGAGATATCCTGAAATTACTGATTGATATGTGTTCCTCTGAAGAATACTTCATATTATCTTCTGATTATCTGTTGTTTTTCAGCTTTGTAATGTTTAACCTGAGTCATGTACGCTGCAGTTTGACAACATCATCACATTGAGTTTATAATCAAAAAGTATATATACAGTATGGTTGAATATACTCAGATTTTAAACAAATAAGAAGTTATTTAAGTCTGAAGATTTTCCAAGGTACCAAGGAAAAAGTGATATGTAAAATATCCGGTAACATTTAATAAAACACCATATTAAGAAAGCATCCCAGAAGCAGGCGAGGATGCAGAATAAGTTTAAGAGCTAGAGTGAATGGAGAACTCTAATGAGAGAGGTATCCTAAATCAATGGGATTGGctcacatatgaactcatagagactgtggCACCATGCTCCAGCCTGTAGCAGTCAGCAAAAGATGCAGTTCTATAGCTGAAAGTGTACACGTACCACCATCTCAAACTCAGAACAATCTCCTATTGATAACTACTTACaaatgaaaatttgtttttttccaacGGATTCTCAATGGGTAAATAAACTATGATTAAGGGTAGACTGTATGTTCAATAGTAGATGGTCAatggaaaatgaactcagtggtatcTATCGGGGCTCCTCATCTCATACTGTTTTTTCAGTATATATAACCTATAGTTCATTTGCATATCAGGTTTGTCttcattttagtgtttttattataagATTCTTGAGAATACAaacaaatgtgtctgtgtgtctgtttcttgtgctttctcttgggctctgttcattttttttgtcctattctgatgttTAAGTTTTCATCTtaccttactttattttattatctttaacaAGCCTGTTTGGTTTCTAATGAGAGATCAAAAGGGGTTGAATCCAGAAGGAAGGAGATATGAGGACGAACTGAGAGAATAAGAGGCAGGGGAAACCCTGATCAGAATATAATATGCTGAAAAATAGATATCACTAAatgacataaattttaaaaagaactaaggTAGTTGGGCCAGCATGTAACCCAAGCACTTAGaggccaaagaaagagaactgcttGTTTAAGTCCTCAGGCTATGAGAAAGATTCTacctcaaaagaaacaaataaaacaaaagaaaaacaacaaaatacaagagaaggAAGTAATGGAAGGAAGTCTGTATCTAATTTTGAGGTTAAAAAACAATCTCTGAGTATAAAATTGAATAAACATCTTCAGCCCAGAGCATCTAGACTTTAGTCTAGAcatggcatgcatgtgtctgACTCAGTCACATGATAATAAGTTCCTGAGTGTCTGAGATCTTGTTTAGTTCCTCCACATAAATATGTCACTTCTTTCAAGGGCCCCAATAAAGTtcaaagtgtttgtttgtttttgtttaagttactcaaaaccaaacaaaacaaattctcttctgtattaaaaaaaatcaataaaatcttaGGCAAAACCAGAAATTGGCATACGATTTAATTTTGCATCCTGATAGATGACTTGTGAATATATAAGAACTTTCTTTCCAATCATCGTCATTACTCTTGGGACAGATGGTAACATGAGGCCCAGAAGACATTTTTTGGAGGCTGTGGTAAAATACTGGGGACTATTGGGGACTTATTAACTTATGGTTGTTTTGCACTCTTAATAAATCCCAAGTCTCAGGAGTGTCACATAAAAGCTCCATATCACAACACACTCCAGAGTTTAGGTCTTGGGAAGCTAGAGATGATCTGCTTTAGGACACTGATAGTTTGTTCTTTTATATAATTACTAATAATTCACCTGAGTCCAAAATGTTAATTCAGCCCTTAACACAACGTCTGTAAGAAAGAAGGAGGCATTACCATAAACATTATAATAATTATCTAGTAtgtgaaaaagaaaccaagtcaTTTATGAGAATATTGCAATTTGTGCAGTACCTAGATGAATGCCCAATTTCACTTTTTACTGCAATATGATATCTCATAGAGGAACAGCTATCATAATAATCATTTTCACTCATATGCAATCTCAGTTTTACTGGGAAGTATTTGTTTCATTAGTTTCTCCAGGAGCTTTCTACATCTCTATTTTCATGTCATCTTTTGCTGTTACATTTTTGGTCATACACCCGGAAGGAATGATTTCCAGTCCAAATGTAAGCAGCGGTAGATCAATGAACCTAACTGGAAATCCGTGAATCTGAGGCATTTCATTTCCTCAAACATTTTTGTAGTATGTATTTACCAGGAATCTGTATCTTTCAcatctccaaaagaaagaaaggaaaggaaaaaggaaggaaggaaggaaggaaggaaggaaggaaggaaggaaggaaggaaggcaggcaggcaagccaACCTTAAATATATAATCTCTTCGTGTACTGAAATTCCTGCTTTCTTGTTTATCTTGAAAGGATCATTTCAGACCACGAGGAGATAGGTTgttaacctttttcttttttatctttattaacttgagtattttttacttacatttagattattattccccttcccagtttccgggccaacatccccctccccctctccttctatatgggcttcccctccccatcctccccccattaccaccctcccgccaacaatcacgttcactgggggctcagtcttggcaggaccaagggcttccccttccactggtgctcttactaggctattcattgctacctatgacgttggagcccagggtcagtccatgtataatctctaggtagtgacttagtccctggaagttctggttggttggcattgtcattgatatggggtctcgagccccttcaagctcttccagtcctttctctgattccttcaacgggggtcccgttctcagttcagtagtttgctgctggcattcgcctctgtatttgctgtattctggctgtgtctctcaggagagatctacatccggttcctgtaggcctgcacttctttgcttcatctaatcttatctaattgggtggctgtatatgtaccggccacatgtggggcaggctctgaatggatgttccttcagcctctgttctaaactttgcctccctattccctgccaagggttttcttgttccccttttaaagaaggagtgaagcattcgcattttggtcatccctcttgagtttcatgtgttctgtgcatctagggcaattcaagctattgggttaatagccacttatcaatgagtgcatacaatgtgtgtttttctgtgattgggttacttcactcaggaagatattttccagatccatccatttgcctacgaatttcataaagtcattggttttgatagctgaataatattccattgtgtagatgtaccacatttcctgtctccgttcctctgatgaagggcatctgggttctttccagcttctggctattataaataaggctgctatgaacatagtggagcatgtgtctttgttatatgttggtgcatcatttgggtatatgcccaagagaggtatagctggatcctcaggtagttcaatgtccattaATCTGTCCTCTGCATTATCTTGCCTTTGTTTCCTCCTGACCTCGGAAGCACTAGACAAAGTACATCCTAAAAGATCCAGTCAATGTCACAATTACTCCCAGGCCTCCAGAACAGTGCTTGGTACTTTAGCTCATTCTAAACTACAAAAGTTAGAAAATGTGTAAAAGCCAAATATTCTCAAATGTTAATATATTTCCATCACTCACCAATAGGTGAAGAGTTTGggataaagaaaaacatacacaTCTATAGTCCCCATTCCAAGCTGGTATATTTTCACATCTTTATATTATATGACCATGCTCTAGTGTTTAAATGTATGTTGAATATGGATTTTTGGTTTATGTATTGAATACTTAGATTCATGGTTTTCTTTGGTCATAGGGAAACTTAGAAAGTTATATTCTCATACTCACTTCACATTAAATCCCATCAATTAAATGACTTGCTCAAAATATTAAACTAAGAAGCAATGAAGTCAGCCTTTGAAATGAAGTTTTTATTGATGCTAAATCTGTACACAATGTCTACATAATTTTAGACAAATTAGataaaattctgaataaaaaCTCCCTGCAGAAATTGGTTTCCTGCTGCTTTCTAGGAATTTCTAAGagactttctaaaattttctAGGAGAGCTCAGCCTCTCCTCTTGCACATCA
Protein-coding sequences here:
- the LOC116907696 gene encoding olfactory receptor 8D2-like is translated as MTTVNHSSVIDFILEGLTKRPELQIPLFLLFLAIHVITVVGNLGMILLITISSQLHSPMYYFLSHLSFIDLCYSSVITPKMLVNFVCEKNTISFVECMTQLYFFLMFAIAEGYLLTAMAYDRYVAICSPLLYNVVMSHRVCSIMMAVVYSLGFFGATVHTTRMSMLSFCGSHIVSHYFCDILPLLTLSCSSTHINEVLLFIIGGINTLAPTLAVIVSYAFILTSILRIRSNEGRSKAFGTCSSHIMAVGIFFGSITFMYFKPPSSNNMEQEKVSSVFYTTVIPMLNPLIYSLRNKDVKNALKKVVGGRQ